The Neosynechococcus sphagnicola sy1 genome has a segment encoding these proteins:
- a CDS encoding AAA family ATPase: MIPLRLTLKNFLSYRETTLDFRGLHVACVCGANGAGKSSLLEAIAWALWGQSRAVSEDDMIHQGTKEAQVDFLFENQEQTYRVMRTRTRGQASSLEFQIATANGFRSLTEPGVRATQQLILQHLKLDYETFVNSAYLRQGRADEFMLKRPSERKQILTDLLKLDHYDHLAEQAKERSREFKAKVELLEQVLTTTQTQLQQQPTIAAAQAELEAAIAQMRQAQTAAAAQLQALQVVQQQRQTWEQQQQWHQQQQRNLTQDYQQLQQELVTLQRQQQELTAILQQEAAIAQGYAHWQHLHIQEEVLSKQYQAYQQSQDQRQALLRQQAQQVETLKDQHRQLQAQLEACTQQVQEQQQILSKLPEVEAALEQLHQARTRLSELDQLQTQVTPLHQRRTTLQTQIDRLQARQVARWEELQSQAGTLQHQQLRQPQLEQQLQEATQRIEQLDKRRVYQQRVREKGLERKSFMERLQTHQQDYETQLADLEQKLQLHLSPGAACPLCDRPPWMKRTGNGCSRSTVPSNRNCGGKLWVVREQLAVSEREIQVLRQEYQDLNQELVLYNTIWEQRGQLQAQIQGILDSQTQLAAIAAEISALEASLQQGDFAAELQAELQQLSQHLELLPYDEKDHALARGEVERWRWAEIKQAEIKQAQRRLTQSLTQPPLLQTQISNCQQQLDYLLGTGAFAEAPGEIQQQIIHLDQQLAAIGYDPEQHHALRTQVRQVQSWQIRYQELQQAQQQAPPRTTATRLFSSSPAGTRAGFADH, encoded by the coding sequence ATGATCCCCCTCCGGCTGACGCTTAAGAACTTTCTCAGTTATCGGGAAACAACACTGGACTTTCGAGGTTTGCACGTTGCCTGTGTCTGTGGAGCCAATGGGGCGGGTAAGTCTTCGTTGCTAGAAGCGATCGCCTGGGCCTTATGGGGGCAAAGTCGCGCTGTTTCAGAGGATGACATGATTCACCAGGGTACCAAGGAAGCTCAGGTGGATTTCTTGTTCGAGAATCAGGAGCAAACCTACCGGGTGATGCGGACTCGTACCCGAGGTCAGGCTAGTTCCCTGGAGTTCCAAATTGCCACGGCTAATGGTTTTCGCAGCTTAACGGAACCGGGGGTGCGGGCAACCCAACAACTGATACTGCAACACCTGAAGCTCGACTACGAAACCTTTGTTAACTCCGCCTATCTACGTCAGGGACGAGCAGATGAATTTATGCTCAAGCGCCCCAGTGAGCGCAAACAAATTCTGACGGATTTGCTGAAGCTGGATCACTACGACCATCTGGCGGAACAGGCTAAGGAGCGATCGCGGGAGTTCAAGGCCAAAGTTGAACTGCTGGAGCAAGTGCTGACTACCACCCAAACCCAGCTGCAACAACAACCGACCATCGCTGCCGCCCAGGCCGAACTGGAAGCGGCGATCGCCCAGATGCGCCAAGCCCAAACAGCGGCTGCAGCCCAACTGCAAGCCTTACAGGTGGTGCAGCAACAGCGCCAGACCTGGGAGCAACAACAGCAGTGGCACCAGCAACAACAGCGAAACTTGACTCAAGACTATCAACAACTGCAACAGGAGCTAGTCACCCTCCAGCGCCAACAACAGGAACTCACCGCCATTCTGCAACAGGAGGCAGCGATCGCCCAAGGGTATGCCCATTGGCAGCACTTGCACATCCAAGAAGAGGTGCTGTCAAAACAATACCAGGCTTACCAACAGTCACAGGATCAGCGCCAAGCCCTGCTGCGGCAACAAGCCCAGCAGGTTGAAACCTTGAAAGATCAACACCGCCAACTCCAGGCACAACTCGAAGCCTGCACCCAACAAGTCCAGGAGCAGCAGCAAATTCTCAGCAAGCTGCCAGAGGTGGAAGCGGCCTTAGAACAACTGCACCAAGCTCGCACCCGTCTCAGTGAACTCGATCAGCTGCAAACCCAAGTCACCCCCCTGCATCAACGCCGCACCACCCTCCAAACCCAGATTGACCGTCTACAAGCCCGTCAGGTTGCCCGATGGGAGGAACTCCAGTCCCAAGCTGGAACTTTACAGCACCAGCAACTACGGCAACCCCAGTTAGAACAGCAACTCCAGGAAGCAACCCAGCGGATCGAACAACTGGATAAGCGGCGCGTCTATCAGCAGCGCGTCCGGGAGAAAGGCTTAGAGCGCAAGAGTTTTATGGAACGGTTACAAACCCACCAGCAGGACTATGAAACCCAACTGGCAGACCTAGAGCAGAAGCTGCAACTTCACCTCAGTCCGGGGGCAGCCTGTCCCCTCTGCGATCGACCCCCCTGGATGAAACGCACTGGCAACGGGTGCAGCAGAAGCACCGTACCCAGCAACAGGAACTGCGGGGGCAAGTTGTGGGTGGTTCGAGAGCAATTGGCCGTCTCCGAGCGAGAAATTCAGGTGTTACGGCAGGAATATCAAGACCTGAACCAAGAGCTAGTGCTCTACAACACCATTTGGGAGCAACGGGGGCAATTACAAGCCCAGATTCAGGGAATCCTCGACTCCCAAACCCAATTAGCGGCGATCGCCGCCGAAATTTCCGCCCTAGAAGCCTCCTTGCAGCAAGGCGACTTTGCCGCCGAGCTTCAGGCTGAACTGCAACAGCTGTCCCAACACCTGGAATTGCTGCCCTACGACGAGAAAGATCACGCCCTCGCCCGAGGGGAGGTGGAACGCTGGCGTTGGGCGGAGATTAAACAAGCCGAAATCAAACAAGCCCAGCGCCGTCTGACCCAGAGCCTGACCCAGCCGCCGCTCCTGCAAACCCAGATCAGCAACTGCCAGCAGCAACTCGACTATCTGTTGGGTACGGGGGCATTTGCCGAAGCTCCGGGGGAGATCCAGCAGCAGATTATTCACCTGGATCAGCAATTGGCCGCGATTGGCTATGACCCCGAGCAGCACCACGCCCTGCGGACTCAGGTACGTCAGGTGCAGTCCTGGCAAATTCGGTATCAGGAACTCCAGCAAGCCCAACAGCAAGCCCCCCCCCGTACAACAGCGACGCGACTATTTAGTTCAAGCCCTGCAGGCACGAGGGCAGGATTTGCAGACCACTGA
- a CDS encoding ABC-F family ATP-binding cassette domain-containing protein, translating into MLRLEHISKIYPTGEVLKDVTWEVKPGDRVGLVGVNGAGKSTQLKIIAGEIEPTAGEVIRPASLHIAYLTQEFEVDPTRTVREEFWRAFGDANQVHEALTQVHHQMETANPEQLDELIHDMDRLQRHFEALDGYGLETRIEKILPEMGFTLDDGDRLVSGFSGGWQMRMSLGKILLQKPDLLLLDEPTNHLDLETIEWLETYLRGLTTPMVIVSHDREFLDRLCTQIVETERGISTTYLGNYSAYLQQKAEIRDAQLSAYERQQQELEKQQAFVDRFRASATRSTQAKSREKQLEKIERIEAPIGDVRTLRFQFPPAPRSGRDVVLIQNLVHTYGDRILFLDANLLLERGDRVAILGPNGAGKSTLLRLIMGMESSVEGSVKLGDHNVIPGYFEQNQAEALDLDKTVIDTVHDEVPQWSNEEVRTLLGRFLFSGDTVFKVVAALSGGEKARLALAKMLLRPANLLILDEPTNHLDIPAKEMLESALQAYDGTVIIVSHDRYFISQVANKIVEIREGELLLYRGDYHYYLEKIAEEKELAHLEQLEAEKAAKAMAKRAKQKEKEKSRKAKAET; encoded by the coding sequence ATGCTGCGGCTGGAACATATCAGTAAAATTTACCCGACAGGAGAAGTCCTCAAGGATGTGACCTGGGAAGTCAAACCCGGCGATCGCGTCGGCTTGGTGGGGGTCAACGGCGCCGGAAAATCTACCCAATTGAAAATTATTGCCGGGGAAATCGAACCCACCGCCGGGGAAGTGATCCGACCGGCGAGTTTGCACATTGCCTACCTCACCCAGGAATTTGAAGTTGATCCCACCCGAACGGTGCGAGAAGAATTCTGGCGAGCCTTTGGCGATGCCAATCAGGTTCATGAAGCCCTCACCCAGGTTCATCACCAGATGGAAACCGCCAATCCCGAACAACTGGATGAGCTCATTCATGATATGGATCGGCTGCAACGCCACTTTGAAGCCCTGGATGGCTATGGACTCGAAACCCGGATTGAGAAGATTCTACCGGAGATGGGATTCACCCTTGATGATGGCGATCGCCTGGTCAGTGGCTTTAGTGGCGGTTGGCAGATGCGGATGAGTTTGGGCAAAATTTTGCTGCAAAAACCCGATCTGCTGTTACTGGACGAACCGACCAACCACTTAGATCTGGAAACCATTGAGTGGCTGGAGACCTACCTGCGTGGCCTGACGACACCGATGGTAATTGTCTCCCATGACCGCGAGTTTCTCGATCGCCTCTGCACCCAAATTGTCGAAACCGAACGCGGAATCTCCACCACCTATCTGGGCAACTACTCCGCCTACCTGCAACAAAAAGCTGAGATCCGGGACGCCCAGCTGAGTGCCTACGAACGTCAACAACAGGAGTTAGAGAAACAGCAAGCCTTCGTCGATCGCTTCCGAGCCAGCGCTACCCGCAGCACCCAAGCCAAAAGCCGCGAGAAACAACTGGAGAAAATTGAGCGGATTGAGGCTCCGATTGGGGATGTTAGAACCCTGCGGTTTCAGTTTCCCCCAGCTCCCCGCAGTGGTCGCGACGTGGTACTGATTCAAAATCTCGTCCACACCTACGGCGATCGGATTCTGTTTTTAGATGCCAACTTATTACTAGAACGGGGCGATCGGGTTGCTATCCTCGGTCCCAATGGCGCGGGGAAATCCACCCTGCTGCGATTGATCATGGGCATGGAAAGTTCTGTGGAGGGCAGCGTCAAGCTGGGAGATCACAATGTTATTCCCGGCTACTTTGAGCAGAATCAAGCCGAAGCCCTGGATCTGGACAAGACCGTCATTGACACGGTTCACGACGAAGTGCCCCAATGGAGCAATGAAGAAGTCCGCACCCTCCTGGGGCGGTTTCTCTTCAGCGGGGATACGGTCTTTAAAGTAGTCGCGGCTCTCAGCGGCGGTGAAAAAGCCCGATTGGCTTTGGCTAAAATGCTCCTGCGTCCCGCCAACTTGCTGATCCTGGACGAGCCGACTAACCACCTGGATATTCCGGCCAAAGAAATGCTGGAGTCAGCTCTGCAAGCCTATGATGGCACCGTGATCATTGTTTCCCACGATCGCTACTTTATTTCCCAGGTCGCCAACAAAATTGTCGAAATCCGTGAAGGAGAGCTGCTGCTTTATCGGGGCGATTATCACTACTATCTAGAAAAGATTGCTGAGGAGAAAGAATTGGCGCACTTGGAACAACTCGAAGCCGAGAAAGCTGCCAAGGCTATGGCTAAACGTGCGAAGCAGAAGGAAAAAGAGAAATCCAGAAAAGCCAAGGCTGAAACCTAA
- a CDS encoding tetratricopeptide repeat protein produces the protein MRDLHQQATDFFQQGDYAAAIALYQECITIEPEERLLYWDLGLALLLSGQALEAQGTWLAVLTEAPSEAIKAWTEELIERLLTLAETFVHPQDGKAVTRIHQQILDLDPHHPEALKQVGIALGQQGQWNDALAYLQTALAHAPEDADLHRQLGLVLEEMGDLQQAIACYQNALVLQPEFPEAYNNLGIVLHAQGKVPEAIHAYQQALVIEPTFYKAYNNLGQVLRDQGDLLAALNCYQQAQKLQPEVSEIYRNLGLLYLDLGDLAAAIAAFEKAVVLNPNSSKDHATLLLFMLYSPEYSAPEIYTEAIRWGNQHGNPAIASPKLHSPKPNRRLRVGYVSPDLRTHSVAYFLAPILQHHHKAEFEIFAYAQVDQPDATTHRFKGWIDHWYSTVGIKDAQLVDQIRSDRIDILIDLAGHTANNRLQIFSHQPAPVQISYLGYPSTSGLKQIHYRITDPWADPEGTSDAFYTEKLIRLPGCFLCYQPPSLAPPGVPLPAATTGQITFGCFNNLAKVNLAVLRLWSQILGMLPTAQMLLKSKSLQYEAVRNYYWECFAEYGIERDRVQLAGSLPDLAEHLGLYNQVDIALDPFPYNGTTTTCEALWMGVPVLTLAGTSHAGRVGVSLLSTIGLPDWIATTPDDYVIKAVDFARNRAHLADLRLKLRSQMAGSPLCDAPSFTRKLEMTYQQLWQHFCAGHLLEPS, from the coding sequence ATGCGTGATTTGCACCAACAGGCAACAGATTTCTTCCAGCAAGGGGACTACGCTGCGGCGATCGCCCTTTACCAAGAATGCATCACCATTGAACCAGAGGAGAGGCTGCTTTATTGGGATTTGGGATTAGCCCTGTTGTTATCAGGACAAGCATTAGAAGCCCAAGGAACCTGGTTAGCAGTTCTAACAGAGGCTCCCTCAGAGGCAATTAAAGCTTGGACTGAGGAACTGATTGAGAGGTTGTTGACCCTTGCAGAAACCTTCGTCCATCCTCAGGATGGGAAAGCGGTAACCCGAATCCACCAGCAGATTTTAGATTTAGATCCGCACCATCCCGAAGCCCTGAAACAGGTTGGGATTGCCCTCGGACAACAAGGGCAGTGGAATGATGCCCTTGCCTATCTCCAAACAGCCCTAGCCCATGCCCCCGAGGATGCTGATTTACATCGGCAGTTGGGATTGGTATTAGAGGAAATGGGGGACTTGCAGCAGGCGATCGCCTGCTATCAAAACGCTCTGGTTTTGCAACCCGAATTTCCAGAAGCCTACAACAATTTAGGAATTGTCTTGCACGCCCAAGGCAAGGTTCCCGAGGCCATCCATGCCTATCAACAAGCCCTAGTGATTGAGCCAACCTTTTACAAGGCGTATAACAATCTGGGACAAGTCTTGAGGGATCAGGGAGATTTACTGGCGGCACTAAACTGCTATCAACAAGCTCAAAAGCTGCAACCCGAGGTCTCAGAAATTTATAGAAATTTAGGGTTGCTTTATTTGGATTTAGGGGATCTTGCGGCGGCGATCGCAGCATTCGAAAAAGCAGTTGTGCTGAATCCAAATAGCAGCAAGGATCACGCCACCCTCTTGCTGTTTATGCTCTACAGTCCAGAGTATTCAGCTCCAGAAATTTATACTGAAGCCATTCGTTGGGGAAACCAGCATGGAAATCCTGCTATTGCTTCACCGAAACTCCATTCACCAAAGCCTAATCGGCGCTTGCGGGTTGGCTATGTCTCACCGGATCTGCGCACCCACTCCGTAGCCTATTTTCTAGCACCAATCTTGCAGCACCACCATAAGGCAGAATTTGAAATTTTTGCCTATGCCCAAGTAGATCAGCCCGATGCCACAACCCATCGCTTCAAGGGCTGGATCGATCACTGGTACTCAACGGTTGGGATCAAAGATGCCCAGCTGGTAGACCAAATTCGCAGCGATCGCATTGACATTTTAATTGATCTGGCAGGACATACTGCCAATAATCGCCTCCAGATCTTTAGCCACCAACCCGCCCCGGTTCAGATTTCTTACCTGGGTTATCCCAGCACGTCGGGCTTAAAACAAATCCACTATCGGATCACAGACCCATGGGCTGATCCTGAAGGCACATCTGATGCTTTTTATACTGAGAAATTAATTCGACTACCAGGCTGTTTTCTGTGTTACCAGCCACCTAGCCTAGCTCCACCTGGGGTACCGTTGCCCGCAGCTACAACGGGTCAGATTACCTTTGGATGTTTCAATAATCTTGCTAAAGTCAATCTTGCCGTACTCCGACTATGGTCCCAGATTCTCGGGATGTTGCCCACCGCTCAAATGCTTTTGAAAAGCAAATCTCTCCAGTACGAAGCGGTACGAAATTATTATTGGGAATGCTTTGCTGAGTATGGCATTGAGCGCGATCGCGTGCAATTAGCTGGCTCTCTTCCCGACCTGGCAGAACATCTGGGACTTTACAACCAGGTAGATATTGCCCTGGATCCCTTTCCTTACAACGGCACAACAACGACCTGTGAAGCTCTGTGGATGGGAGTTCCGGTGCTGACCTTAGCGGGTACCAGCCATGCTGGACGGGTGGGGGTGAGCTTACTCTCAACCATCGGGTTGCCAGATTGGATTGCCACCACCCCAGATGACTATGTGATCAAAGCAGTAGACTTTGCCCGTAACCGAGCGCATCTGGCAGATTTACGATTGAAGTTACGCTCCCAAATGGCAGGTTCCCCCCTTTGTGATGCCCCCAGTTTTACTCGCAAGTTAGAAATGACCTACCAACAGCTGTGGCAGCATTTTTGTGCCGGTCATCTTCTGGAGCCCTCGTGA
- a CDS encoding lipid-binding SYLF domain-containing protein produces the protein MNLRAFLAVPVAMTVMVSSAYPVLASQSGAIDTVQSATRVFDGVMSNPKSEIPIGILRRAQAIAIFPNVVKAGFIVGGSRGRGILAMRGAKGGWSNPVFLTITSGSVGFQIGAASSDIVLVFMNKRSVETALTNDFTLGGSVSVAAGPVGKDAVSPNDAQSTTDIFSYTRNQGLFAGVSLEGSKTAVDRDRNGDFYGQSRITVQQIVTNPDLPTPPAAAEFKRVLARYIPPR, from the coding sequence ATGAATCTCCGTGCTTTTCTTGCGGTACCCGTGGCGATGACCGTGATGGTCAGCTCAGCTTATCCAGTTCTAGCCTCCCAGTCTGGTGCGATTGACACTGTGCAGTCCGCGACCCGCGTCTTTGATGGGGTGATGTCCAATCCCAAGTCTGAAATTCCCATCGGCATTCTCCGCCGTGCCCAAGCGATCGCCATCTTTCCCAATGTGGTTAAAGCGGGCTTCATCGTCGGTGGCAGCCGAGGAAGGGGCATTCTGGCGATGCGAGGGGCTAAGGGTGGTTGGAGTAATCCTGTATTCCTGACGATTACCAGTGGCAGTGTTGGGTTCCAAATTGGGGCTGCTTCCAGTGATATAGTGCTTGTCTTCATGAATAAGCGCAGTGTTGAAACGGCTCTAACCAACGACTTCACCCTGGGTGGGAGTGTTTCGGTAGCCGCGGGTCCCGTCGGTAAAGATGCTGTTTCCCCCAACGATGCCCAGTCTACGACAGATATTTTTTCCTATACGCGCAATCAAGGCCTATTCGCCGGGGTGTCCCTTGAGGGGTCTAAAACTGCCGTAGACCGCGATCGCAACGGTGATTTCTATGGGCAGAGTCGCATCACTGTGCAGCAAATTGTTACCAACCCCGATCTACCGACACCGCCAGCTGCAGCGGAGTTTAAGCGGGTGTTAGCACGGTATATTCCCCCTCGCTAG